GAGGACAACCCCGCCCGCGACCTCGCCTGGACCCTGTGGGGCCGCACGCCCCTGCTGCTCGCCGCGCCCGATGCGGACGCCCTGCCGCACGCGTGGCAGACCCTCCTCGCGCGGGTGGGCAAGACGCTGGCCGTTCCCGTCCTGGGCGACCCCCTCCCCCTCGTCACGGGCGCCTTCGAGGCCCAGCACGAGAAGGGGGACGCCAAGGTGGCGCTGATCCTGGGCGACCCCGACCCTGCTCTCGACATCGCCCGCGAGGTGCTGGACAGCCGGGTGGACGAGGTGGTGGCGGTTCCCTACCCGCCGGGCGCGGACCCCTCGTTCCCCGGCGGGTACGCCGCGCAGCTCGCCCTGTGGTACTTCGGCGCGTGGGTGGCCGCCTACCTCGCCGAACGGTACGGGGCGCGGGGCGACGACACCCCCGTGCTCGCCCGCGCCCAGGCGGCCCTGGCGGGCGAGGGCGATCCGGACGCCCTGGGCCTCGCCGCCCCCCGCGAGCGGGACGACCTGCGCCGCACCGACCCCGCCCGCGACTGGCGCGGGGACGACGCCGAAGTCGGAGCGGACGACGAGGACCTGGACGGGGACGATCCGGACGACGGGCGCTGAGGCGGGAGCGGTTCAGGCCACGGTGAGCCGCTCGACCTCCACCCGGTCGCGCCCCGCCCGTTTGGCGGCGTAGAGCAGGGCGTCGGCGCGCTCCAGAACGGTGGCCGCCGGGTGGGTCCCGGCGAGGCCGAGCGAGACGGTGACGTGCAGGTCGGGGTGACCCGCGCGCCCACCCACCTCCTGGGCCACCCGCCCGCGAATCTCCTGGGCGAGTGCCTCGGCGCCGGGGGTGCTCAGCCCGCGCAGCAGCACGGCGAACTCCTCCCCGCCGAGGCGGTAGGGGAGGCCGCGCCCACCCAGGGCGTCACGCAGCACGGCGGCGGTGGCCTCCAGCACCCGGTCCCCGGTGTCGTGGCCGCGCGTGTCGTTGACGAGCTTGAAGTGGTCGAGGTCGAGGAGCAGCACGTGGGAGAGTTGCTGCGGGCTCAGCAGGGCCTCGTCGAGCGCGCGGCGGTTGCCCACGCCCGTGAGCTTGTCGGTGTAGGCGAGGTCGGTCAAGACCTCGGCCCGGTCCAGCGCGCGAAGCTGCGTGACCGTGATCGCCTGGGAGGCGAGCATCCCGACCGTCTGCGCCGCCGTGAGCAGCAGGGTGACGCTCGCCGAGTAACCTGCGTCCCCGGTCGCCAGGAAGGCCCCGTACGCCAGCGCGAGGTTGCTCGGGGCGAAGATGCCGAACGGGACCCACCAGCGCACCCCCTCGTTCTCCACGCCCCGGGGAACGCCGCGCATGGCGAGGGCGCACAGGCCCACCACCAGCCCGAGCGTGAGCGCGTGGACGAGGGCCCGCTCGCCCCCGCGCCAGAACTCGTAGAGGACGAGGGGCAGCGCCACCGTCACCCCGGCGGGCACGCCGCCGCCGACCGTGGCGAGCGCCACGGGCACCGCGCGCAGGTCGAGCGCCACGCCGCCCGCCAGCGGCACCGCGTTGGCGATCAGGACGAAACTGCTCGCCACGGTGAGCAGCGCCCGCAGCGCGATCTGGGTCCACGTCCAGGCGTGCTTGAGGGAGCGCAGCGTCCACCCCACCAGGAAGGTCGTGGTGCACAGCACGCAGAAGTTGACGAAGAGGTCGTTGAGCATGGGAGTCGGGGCCGAACACGCCCAGGGTACAGTCCGGGGCGTCACTTCTTCCTGACATCGTTTGGCCGGGTGGCAGGAGGTTGAGGTCCAGGCCTGCATGACGCCGCCCGGCTCGTCCAGGCTGGGCTCTGCCCCGGCGAGTTCGCGCGCCGCCGGATACCCCTCCTGAAGGGCGATCCGTGGGTGGAGCGCCCCCGGAGACCGCCGTTGCAGGCGCCGCACGGCCTCCGACTCCGGCGAAAGCGGGTGGAACCCCCCGGCCACCGGGCGAAGGGAACGCGACCGGACGCGGAGAGCGACCCGGCTCTGGGACGCCCCCGACGGGAGTTCGTCGGCCTGCGGGGCGCGGTGCTCGTCTCCCGGCTCGGGCCCGCTGGGGACGGCGGGAAGGGTCCCGAACGTCGCCCGGTCTCCGCTCAGCCCTCCGCCAGCGCGAGTTCGGGCACGCGGCCTTCCGCCCCCGCCCCCTCCACCCCGAGCAGGTGGCGGACCGCCGCGCTCCAGCCCTCGTCGTCGAGCACCCGGTACAGGTGGGCCCACTGCCAGCGGCGGTAGGCGTCGGCCGCGGCTTCCAGTCCCGCCTCGTCCGCGTGGGCGTCTTGCAGCGGATTGGGCGGCGGCGCGGCGAGGTGGTGCCGGGTCAGGGCCCCCTCCAGCTCCGCGAGGGTCTTGGGTCCCAGGGCGAAGGCCACCCGGCCCCCGGCGAGCCAGCGCCGCAGGTCGCCCTCCCCCGGCAGGGCGTAGAGGATCAGCTCGCCGCCGGGGTGCGCCTCGCCGGGGGAAACGAGGGTCAGGCCCGGCACCTGATCGCGCAGGTACGCGGCGACCGCCCCGTCCGCATAGGCCGCCGCGCCCGCCTTGAGGTGTCGCATGGCTTCCCTAGGATCGAGGCGGGGCAGGGGGGGAGCGCCTGCCCCGCCCCCCGCCAGCCCCAGCCGCCCCGGCGCCCGCAGCGCCTGCCCGTGCAGCTCCAGCCGGGTCCGCCCGCGCCACTCGCTCGTGACGAGGTGGGTGGCGAGGTCGCGCTCGCCGGGGGTCGCGTCGTGCTCGCCGTGCTTGATGCCGCGCAGGGGCCCGACCTGGAATTGCAGGCTGTCGCCCCGCTTGCCCACCAGGCGGGTGCCCGCGAGCGGCTCGCGCACGTGCCACAGGGGCGGGGTGTGCCCGGTGCCGTACGGCTCGAAGGCGGCGGCCTCGGTCACCAGCC
This region of Deinococcus aestuarii genomic DNA includes:
- a CDS encoding GGDEF domain-containing protein yields the protein MRRLQRRSPGALHPRIALQEGYPAARELAGAEPSLDEPGGVMQAWTSTSCHPAKRCQEEVTPRTVPWACSAPTPMLNDLFVNFCVLCTTTFLVGWTLRSLKHAWTWTQIALRALLTVASSFVLIANAVPLAGGVALDLRAVPVALATVGGGVPAGVTVALPLVLYEFWRGGERALVHALTLGLVVGLCALAMRGVPRGVENEGVRWWVPFGIFAPSNLALAYGAFLATGDAGYSASVTLLLTAAQTVGMLASQAITVTQLRALDRAEVLTDLAYTDKLTGVGNRRALDEALLSPQQLSHVLLLDLDHFKLVNDTRGHDTGDRVLEATAAVLRDALGGRGLPYRLGGEEFAVLLRGLSTPGAEALAQEIRGRVAQEVGGRAGHPDLHVTVSLGLAGTHPAATVLERADALLYAAKRAGRDRVEVERLTVA
- a CDS encoding SIS domain-containing protein yields the protein MDPLTLLEALPGSYAGPTQPEPGPHAAIGVGEGTLAAHLAGVLVSGTLARGGTQFVIGSADAADPARDYADLAEVAGANVRRVSTGGSPSEVDVLVPGGLSTTYHAAQYVAYASGHADQAQDAERLLAGLRDRCAPSVTEDNPARDLAWTLWGRTPLLLAAPDADALPHAWQTLLARVGKTLAVPVLGDPLPLVTGAFEAQHEKGDAKVALILGDPDPALDIAREVLDSRVDEVVAVPYPPGADPSFPGGYAAQLALWYFGAWVAAYLAERYGARGDDTPVLARAQAALAGEGDPDALGLAAPRERDDLRRTDPARDWRGDDAEVGADDEDLDGDDPDDGR